One stretch of Balneola sp. MJW-20 DNA includes these proteins:
- the trpS gene encoding tryptophan--tRNA ligase, producing the protein MTDKAKTILSGIQPSGKLHIGNYFGAIRQHIAMQEQQGDSFYFIANYHSLTSLNDGKTLEEYTLDVALDYLALGLDPEKATFFAQSDVPQVTELAWILGTLCPVSLMEKGVSYKDKVAAGLNPNIGLFTYPILQAADILIYHSDIVPVGEDQKQNIEITRDLAGKFNHTYGDEYLKLPEEHIVKSVAIVPGTDGRKMSKSYNNTIEIFAEGKALKKKVMSIQTDSTPLEDPKDPDTDNVFALIKLFADKSKQDEIAGKYRAGGYGYGHAKKELLELITEYFGDAREKRRELEKNLDYVRDVLKTGGEKARSRAEEVMQPVREVTGIVRNFRYP; encoded by the coding sequence ATGACCGACAAAGCAAAAACGATATTATCAGGAATTCAACCATCAGGAAAACTGCACATTGGTAATTATTTTGGTGCCATTCGTCAACATATTGCCATGCAGGAGCAACAAGGGGATTCATTTTACTTTATAGCGAATTACCATTCACTCACTTCACTGAATGACGGTAAAACTCTGGAAGAATACACACTGGACGTTGCGCTCGATTATCTGGCACTCGGACTTGATCCGGAGAAGGCTACTTTCTTTGCGCAAAGTGATGTGCCGCAGGTTACTGAACTGGCATGGATCCTTGGAACGCTTTGCCCCGTGAGCCTGATGGAAAAGGGAGTTTCTTACAAGGATAAAGTAGCCGCAGGATTAAATCCGAACATCGGTTTATTTACCTATCCGATATTACAGGCAGCTGATATCCTGATCTATCATTCAGATATCGTACCGGTAGGTGAAGACCAGAAGCAGAATATTGAGATCACCCGTGACCTCGCCGGTAAATTCAATCATACCTATGGTGATGAGTATCTGAAATTACCGGAAGAGCATATCGTGAAATCAGTAGCGATTGTACCCGGCACCGATGGGCGTAAAATGAGTAAGAGTTATAACAATACCATTGAGATATTTGCCGAAGGCAAAGCACTCAAGAAAAAAGTGATGTCCATTCAGACCGATTCCACACCCCTGGAAGATCCTAAAGATCCGGATACAGACAATGTATTTGCACTCATCAAACTCTTTGCTGATAAAAGTAAGCAGGATGAGATCGCCGGAAAGTATCGAGCCGGGGGGTATGGATATGGACACGCCAAAAAAGAACTGCTGGAATTAATTACAGAGTATTTTGGCGATGCCCGTGAAAAACGCCGTGAGCTGGAAAAGAATTTAGATTATGTGCGTGATGTCCTGAAAACAGGCGGTGAAAAAGCCCGCAGCAGGGCAGAAGAGGTTATGCAGCCCGTCCGTGAGGTAACCGGGATCGTGCGAAATTTCAGGTACCCCTAA
- a CDS encoding polysaccharide deacetylase family protein, whose translation MRSDPVWESIMDYLGVDHKQADLSEDLLSAYSLIIVNAETTRGEQKTLIKYVKSGGAILEMFGHEFYYAERISTKFKRQIYDQSEDTDLKLIPFLDFYSSVHVHKDQEYFEGLIHFKTKGKGSVGFAGFDLPSLISDLNFKRKRFISDRLPFPDELVSKVSKGYLLLLFRILLQKLHFLRDLPFLFKHYSRNSKPYFAFRIDTDFGDKDSINALLNLSRESGVPFTWFLHVKAHEEWLEVFKKDPQQELALHSYVHATSDDLKKIDRDLNKAQEILRRYKIDFKGFAAPYGILNNAVKKALERLPVNYSSEFSYLYDALPMYQAEMKRWQIPIHPICTGSMSRLRYSLDDMKVYFLNQIREHQSDQTPLILYHHPMQKGFEVWDEILKSAIIDDFNPITMEGLRAWYNHRSTSSFSAVVENDSIRIECDPQEDLCFNISREIKKFDLLKFKERTVSTNVSSSFKLKTPYTPPDLDIKKNRRTDINLIKTGIIDSRNRKYL comes from the coding sequence TTGAGATCAGATCCAGTATGGGAATCTATCATGGACTATCTTGGAGTAGATCATAAACAGGCTGATCTTTCAGAAGACCTCCTATCCGCTTATTCTCTGATAATAGTGAATGCAGAAACTACCAGAGGAGAGCAAAAGACCCTTATCAAGTATGTCAAATCAGGTGGTGCAATACTGGAAATGTTCGGGCACGAGTTTTACTATGCTGAGAGAATAAGCACCAAATTTAAAAGACAAATTTATGACCAGTCAGAAGATACTGATCTAAAGCTGATCCCTTTTCTTGATTTTTATTCTTCTGTACATGTTCATAAAGACCAGGAGTATTTTGAAGGACTCATTCATTTTAAAACTAAGGGAAAAGGATCTGTTGGCTTTGCAGGGTTTGATCTGCCTTCTCTAATAAGCGACCTCAATTTCAAAAGGAAAAGGTTTATATCAGACAGGCTCCCATTTCCAGATGAACTTGTATCAAAGGTTTCAAAAGGATATCTCCTGCTACTATTCAGGATCTTATTACAGAAACTTCATTTTCTTCGTGATCTCCCATTTTTATTTAAACACTATTCCAGAAATAGTAAACCGTACTTTGCTTTCAGAATAGATACGGATTTTGGTGATAAGGATTCTATCAATGCCCTTTTAAATCTCAGCCGTGAATCGGGTGTTCCATTTACATGGTTTCTTCATGTGAAAGCGCATGAAGAATGGCTGGAAGTCTTCAAAAAAGATCCTCAGCAGGAACTTGCACTTCATTCGTATGTTCATGCAACCAGTGATGACCTGAAAAAGATCGATCGTGATCTCAATAAAGCTCAGGAAATACTTCGTAGGTATAAGATCGATTTTAAAGGCTTTGCTGCACCATATGGAATACTGAATAATGCGGTTAAAAAAGCCCTCGAACGCCTGCCTGTAAACTACAGCTCCGAGTTCAGCTATTTATATGATGCTCTTCCTATGTATCAGGCTGAAATGAAACGATGGCAAATACCTATCCATCCAATCTGTACCGGTTCAATGAGCCGCCTGCGGTATTCACTGGATGACATGAAAGTATATTTTTTAAATCAGATCCGTGAACATCAGTCCGACCAGACTCCGCTTATCTTATATCACCACCCTATGCAAAAAGGATTTGAGGTTTGGGATGAAATACTGAAAAGTGCTATAATAGATGACTTCAACCCAATTACGATGGAAGGACTTAGAGCGTGGTATAATCACAGAAGTACCAGCTCTTTTTCTGCTGTCGTTGAAAATGACTCTATCCGCATTGAATGTGATCCGCAGGAAGATCTGTGCTTCAACATAAGCAGAGAGATAAAAAAGTTTGACCTACTTAAGTTTAAAGAACGTACGGTATCAACAAATGTCAGCAGCTCTTTCAAATTAAAGACACCATATACTCCCCCGGATCTGGACATCAAAAAAAACAGACGAACTGATATTAATCTCATTAAAACGGGCATCATTGATTCCCGAAACAGGAAATACTTATGA
- the traF gene encoding conjugal transfer protein TraF, translating into MRTKLRISVLLFGLLFPTFALKAQSGGFAGASTRLGFNANSLARANAMTAVTTEGPLSYFNPALTSLRSDKIPLQLSVGSLQFDRVFQSTAVQFQLPPTAAFSVQIIRTGINDIDGRTVSGYYTDTFSTNEYQINGSFGIRLNERLLAGIGIKFNMADYHSDLDIATAVGLDLGFIWRTTDSFNIGLTVQDLFASYTWNSAELYGLDQNRNVNNYFPTRFTLGLAYEKELFDISADLEVQSLRSEVSESEFDILGGSPVVFSNTDEVRTSAVILRSGGSWRAHERFTLRGGWRIADASDSDSWGMSTGFSLHLPFDLLSPSIDYAFAIEPYRISRIHMFSLRFDL; encoded by the coding sequence ATGAGAACTAAGCTACGTATTTCGGTTTTACTGTTTGGTTTACTATTTCCAACTTTCGCTTTAAAAGCACAAAGCGGTGGTTTTGCAGGCGCATCCACACGTCTCGGCTTCAATGCCAACTCTCTGGCCCGTGCCAATGCTATGACTGCTGTTACTACTGAAGGACCCCTAAGTTACTTTAATCCTGCTTTGACCTCTTTGAGATCAGATAAGATACCGCTGCAGCTGTCTGTCGGTTCTTTACAGTTTGATCGTGTATTTCAATCCACGGCTGTACAGTTTCAGCTGCCGCCAACCGCTGCTTTTTCGGTTCAGATCATTCGGACAGGCATAAATGACATAGACGGACGTACCGTAAGTGGTTATTACACAGATACCTTCAGTACCAATGAGTATCAGATCAACGGTAGTTTTGGGATCCGGCTAAATGAGCGGCTTTTAGCCGGTATCGGAATTAAATTCAATATGGCTGATTATCACTCTGATCTGGATATTGCAACCGCGGTAGGACTGGATCTCGGGTTTATCTGGAGAACGACGGATTCGTTTAATATCGGACTGACAGTCCAGGATTTATTTGCATCCTATACCTGGAACTCGGCCGAATTGTACGGACTGGACCAAAACAGGAACGTAAACAATTACTTTCCTACACGATTCACTCTGGGGCTGGCATATGAAAAAGAACTATTTGATATATCAGCCGACTTAGAAGTCCAATCTCTCAGATCTGAAGTCTCTGAGTCAGAATTTGATATACTCGGAGGATCTCCTGTCGTTTTCTCAAACACTGATGAAGTGAGAACCAGTGCAGTTATACTCAGGTCAGGAGGTTCCTGGAGAGCGCATGAACGATTTACTCTCCGTGGCGGATGGCGGATCGCTGATGCCTCTGACAGCGACAGCTGGGGTATGAGTACAGGATTCTCATTGCACTTACCCTTTGATCTATTATCCCCTTCCATTGACTACGCTTTTGCTATCGAGCCTTACCGTATCTCAAGAATTCACATGTTCAGTTTACGATTTGATCTATGA
- a CDS encoding PorV/PorQ family protein, whose amino-acid sequence MTLIRKILPALLILICIATEIQAQSSRGLQHLNISPTAFALSRSEATTAVHDGAASIFINPALLSLNPESTIDIGYSRWIADVNSIFGGINFVNGKNALALAFYSMGSGDFEQRDQPGPSNGNFTVRYLSVAGAYSRDLDWFSVGIAAQYLYEEVFLYQASGYAFNLGLARYFLDDRIKTGLSFTNLGEMGDLNNISSDLPANLRVGISADLFELSAVKNDDLPILLSIYTDFVNPVITTESSDFTNVNNNDPYFNIGLSFEIAEVVEISSGYKTQNNVRPWSFGAAFMTEQVDFNYALIPFNTGYGTVHSIGLQYKF is encoded by the coding sequence ATGACATTAATCAGGAAAATACTTCCGGCACTATTGATACTCATTTGTATCGCAACCGAAATACAGGCCCAGTCCTCCAGAGGTCTACAACATCTGAATATATCTCCTACTGCTTTCGCATTATCCCGGTCGGAAGCAACCACAGCTGTACATGATGGTGCTGCCTCAATTTTCATAAACCCGGCACTACTCTCATTGAACCCTGAATCTACTATTGATATCGGATACTCACGATGGATAGCAGATGTAAACAGTATTTTTGGCGGAATTAACTTTGTGAATGGGAAAAATGCTCTTGCTCTGGCTTTTTATTCTATGGGATCCGGAGACTTTGAACAGCGGGACCAGCCGGGCCCCTCAAACGGTAACTTTACGGTTCGTTATTTATCAGTAGCTGGAGCATATTCAAGAGATCTGGACTGGTTCTCGGTCGGAATTGCAGCTCAGTACTTATATGAGGAGGTCTTCTTATATCAGGCATCCGGTTATGCCTTTAATCTTGGACTGGCCCGTTATTTCCTGGATGACAGAATCAAGACCGGTCTATCCTTTACTAATCTTGGTGAAATGGGAGATCTGAATAATATATCTTCAGATCTACCTGCTAATTTAAGAGTTGGTATCTCAGCCGACCTATTCGAGCTAAGTGCAGTTAAGAATGACGATTTACCCATTCTGCTATCAATCTATACTGATTTCGTTAATCCGGTGATCACAACGGAGAGTTCTGACTTCACAAATGTAAATAATAATGACCCCTATTTTAATATCGGCTTATCCTTTGAGATCGCTGAGGTAGTTGAGATTAGTTCCGGATATAAAACACAGAATAATGTAAGGCCATGGTCATTTGGGGCAGCCTTCATGACAGAGCAGGTAGATTTTAACTATGCTCTTATTCCTTTTAATACTGGATACGGAACAGTACATTCCATAGGACTACAGTACAAATTCTGA
- a CDS encoding glycosyltransferase translates to MVKSLSEIFSEIDPDIKKIYVVPLIRYSHKRSDYLYLLYQDLIESDTYDIESISVFNHFSLVTGIWKNKSAILHYHWLEFQDLKSFFGMPWKLLCIWLFKAFGGKIVWTIHNEFPHDRRFLLLHKLLHKKMAKWAEILHVHCKTAIRIMNPRLKVDESKYRVMEHPLYPAKQLSRSTAIEHLKNELSLVLNPNHPVILMFGNISEYKQINQVVDIVLRSGPNVQLLIAGPVKKGNMSLFKKLQNKAKKASIISLYPHFVSEEQVPWFFSASDLCVFNYREILSSGGVQMARSHAKKILAPNKGCLSELSDKPNIQLFNSEIELEEKLNEFIRNFGNA, encoded by the coding sequence ATGGTGAAATCTCTTTCCGAGATATTCAGTGAAATTGATCCGGATATAAAAAAGATCTATGTGGTACCACTGATCCGTTATTCTCATAAAAGGTCAGATTACCTATATCTGCTCTATCAGGACCTTATTGAATCAGATACCTACGACATTGAAAGCATCAGTGTATTTAACCATTTCAGTCTGGTTACCGGCATCTGGAAAAATAAATCGGCTATTCTGCATTATCACTGGCTGGAATTTCAGGACCTGAAATCATTTTTCGGGATGCCATGGAAACTGTTATGTATTTGGCTATTCAAAGCTTTTGGAGGAAAAATAGTCTGGACTATACACAATGAATTTCCTCATGATCGCAGGTTTCTACTATTGCACAAGCTTTTGCATAAGAAGATGGCTAAATGGGCTGAGATTCTTCATGTACACTGCAAAACAGCGATCCGTATTATGAATCCAAGGCTTAAGGTGGATGAGTCTAAATACCGTGTAATGGAACATCCTCTTTACCCTGCCAAACAGCTAAGCAGATCTACCGCTATTGAGCACTTAAAAAATGAATTAAGTCTGGTACTGAATCCAAATCATCCGGTCATACTCATGTTTGGGAATATCAGTGAATATAAGCAGATCAACCAGGTGGTTGACATAGTTCTCCGTTCCGGCCCGAACGTGCAGCTGCTCATTGCCGGTCCGGTAAAAAAAGGAAACATGTCTCTCTTTAAAAAGCTTCAAAATAAAGCAAAGAAGGCAAGTATTATCAGTCTCTACCCTCACTTTGTAAGTGAGGAGCAGGTCCCATGGTTCTTTTCCGCATCTGATCTGTGTGTTTTTAACTACCGGGAGATCCTCTCTTCCGGAGGGGTGCAAATGGCCCGAAGCCACGCCAAAAAGATCCTGGCTCCAAATAAAGGGTGCCTAAGTGAATTAAGTGATAAGCCTAATATTCAATTATTCAATTCAGAGATTGAACTTGAAGAAAAGCTGAATGAATTTATAAGAAACTTCGGAAATGCCTGA
- a CDS encoding oligosaccharide flippase family protein, producing the protein MPDLSKKAFWIGSGDIAARGIAFITSIYLARVLGSENFGLITLGIAVVGYMTWFSDLGMVNIGIREAAKEPERRVFRIKEIFNLKLILGLSVWFIASLITWFIPMDGLTKNILLAYMLSVIPFSLLMEWYFNGRQKYNYVAVSKIFNALIYLGLVFFMVRSASDINRVPWIYTLAVGSSSIILMYFALRNKAFNLSSRGIATYADLLRSSFILGLGWFFAQVVQLLPPVLIAAFLGLKQAGYYGAAFKFVIIGMMLDRVFVNLLLPNLSAKWIRDRASAQNDLNKVFSFIITGGAVISIFFFIEADWVTLFLFGDEYAPSAGILRWLSVFISITFINSLFSFTLIATSNDNGYLRATAISGMISIFMLFLSVFTDDITFVAATVVLAEIVITLFIYFEFKKVCDISIIPSLVKVLIISGIIALSSGLIDLPFLEGLIASLLIILMSLIFNVISIDHLKWVKERL; encoded by the coding sequence ATGCCTGATCTTTCCAAAAAAGCCTTCTGGATAGGTTCAGGGGATATCGCTGCTCGCGGTATTGCATTTATTACTTCGATCTACCTTGCGCGGGTGCTGGGTTCTGAAAACTTTGGGCTTATCACTTTAGGGATAGCCGTAGTTGGCTATATGACCTGGTTTTCTGACCTGGGCATGGTCAACATCGGGATCAGAGAGGCAGCTAAAGAACCTGAAAGGAGAGTATTCAGGATCAAAGAAATATTTAATTTAAAACTGATCCTGGGACTCTCAGTATGGTTTATTGCCAGCCTGATCACCTGGTTCATACCAATGGATGGGCTGACTAAAAATATCTTACTCGCCTACATGCTCTCCGTTATTCCATTTAGTCTTCTGATGGAATGGTATTTTAACGGGCGCCAGAAATATAACTATGTAGCTGTTTCAAAGATATTTAATGCACTCATCTATCTGGGACTTGTCTTTTTTATGGTTCGTTCTGCCTCAGATATCAATCGGGTACCCTGGATATATACTCTGGCAGTAGGATCCTCTTCCATTATTCTTATGTATTTTGCCCTAAGAAATAAAGCATTTAACTTAAGCTCGAGGGGTATTGCAACCTATGCTGATCTGCTCCGAAGTAGCTTTATCCTTGGACTAGGGTGGTTTTTTGCACAGGTCGTGCAATTACTTCCACCGGTTCTTATCGCTGCTTTTCTGGGCCTAAAACAAGCAGGCTATTATGGAGCAGCATTCAAATTTGTGATTATTGGCATGATGCTGGATCGGGTTTTTGTTAATCTTTTACTTCCCAATCTTTCTGCTAAGTGGATACGTGATCGGGCTTCGGCGCAAAATGATCTGAACAAGGTCTTCAGTTTTATTATTACCGGAGGTGCAGTGATCAGCATTTTCTTTTTTATAGAGGCTGATTGGGTAACTCTGTTTCTTTTTGGTGATGAATATGCCCCAAGTGCAGGTATACTAAGATGGCTGTCTGTGTTCATTTCGATAACTTTTATTAACAGCCTGTTCTCTTTCACATTAATTGCCACAAGTAATGATAACGGTTATCTTCGCGCAACAGCTATTTCTGGCATGATCAGTATTTTTATGTTATTCCTTTCTGTATTTACAGACGATATAACTTTTGTTGCTGCAACAGTGGTCCTGGCAGAGATCGTGATTACTCTGTTTATATATTTTGAATTCAAAAAGGTCTGCGATATCAGCATTATACCATCATTAGTCAAGGTCCTGATTATCTCAGGGATAATCGCTTTAAGCTCAGGTCTGATCGATCTCCCATTCCTGGAAGGATTGATCGCCAGTTTACTTATCATACTGATGAGTTTAATCTTTAATGTGATCAGCATAGATCATCTTAAGTGGGTAAAAGAGCGATTGTGA
- a CDS encoding glycosyltransferase family 4 protein — MKIAYAASPGIDSVNGGLRRQVEATTTGVKEAGHHIYRVKEPYELEADIPDLLHIFSVGFETIEMIRFAHSQGIPLILSPVMFTNHSLNKLKWGLKLNKIASRITGRISNELLIKEEGCKLADHLLPNTSQEALLLQKVFNIPKERVSTIPNGVELRFQHGDPELFESEYKLKNFILFTGQAYARRKNVISLLRISKQVNKDIVIIGDFKDDPYSKECLKLASNADNVLLIPTLDHDSDMLRSAYAAAEVFVLPSWFETPGIAAMEAALAGCKIVITGKGGTRDYFADHAKYIDPGSDTDLLRGINEALSSVADDQLKERILKYYRWDNAVSKTLNVYQMYT, encoded by the coding sequence ATGAAGATAGCATATGCAGCTTCACCGGGTATTGACAGTGTTAACGGTGGTCTCCGCAGGCAGGTTGAAGCGACCACGACGGGAGTAAAAGAGGCAGGACACCATATTTATAGGGTAAAAGAACCCTATGAGCTGGAAGCTGATATCCCGGATCTGCTTCATATATTTTCTGTTGGTTTTGAGACGATTGAGATGATACGCTTCGCACACTCCCAGGGGATCCCATTGATACTATCTCCCGTAATGTTTACGAATCACTCTTTAAATAAGCTAAAATGGGGACTGAAGTTAAATAAGATTGCATCTCGGATAACCGGACGGATTAGTAATGAGCTGCTAATAAAAGAAGAGGGGTGCAAACTGGCTGACCATTTGCTTCCAAATACTTCACAGGAGGCTTTATTATTACAAAAGGTATTTAATATCCCAAAAGAACGGGTCTCGACTATTCCTAATGGAGTTGAACTTAGATTCCAGCATGGAGATCCGGAATTATTTGAATCTGAATACAAACTAAAAAATTTTATACTGTTTACCGGTCAGGCATATGCAAGAAGGAAGAATGTGATATCACTCCTGAGGATCAGTAAGCAAGTCAACAAAGATATTGTGATCATCGGTGATTTTAAGGATGACCCTTATTCAAAAGAGTGCCTAAAATTAGCCTCAAATGCCGATAATGTACTTCTGATCCCTACTCTGGATCATGACTCAGATATGTTGCGATCTGCCTATGCGGCTGCTGAGGTCTTTGTATTACCCTCTTGGTTCGAGACTCCGGGAATTGCTGCAATGGAAGCAGCTCTTGCGGGATGTAAGATCGTTATAACGGGCAAAGGAGGCACCAGAGACTATTTTGCAGATCATGCCAAGTATATTGATCCCGGATCGGATACAGACCTTTTGAGAGGAATCAATGAAGCATTAAGCTCAGTCGCTGATGATCAGTTGAAAGAAAGGATTCTGAAATATTACCGATGGGATAATGCCGTCAGCAAAACACTGAATGTGTATCAAATGTACACCTGA
- the trpE gene encoding anthranilate synthase component I, with amino-acid sequence MDKETFKKLAGKYSAIPVFKRLLADVLTPVSLFMNVREGASYPFLLESVEGGENLARYSFIGRNPFKVLTFDGQDTFLMKEGSGQKVQGSYFDILEEMTTEYSEPDMPDLPRLRGGAVGFSSYDTIREVETLSEVPPDDLNLPEAVWAFYDEIFAFDHVKHQVILIKTVFIDDDMDLDQEYDEALKALNIMETDALSGMPTRSEFSIDTQNLTSNLELDEFTGMVEKGKKYIYEGDIFQVVLSQRFETSMSGDPFMLYRALRMVNPSPYLFFLDFDDFHIVGSSPEVLVRVQDRKVTVLPIAGTRPRGKDYEEDLRYEQDLLNDPKEVAEHVMLVDLGRNDVSRVSETGSVQLERNQVIERYSHVMHIVSEVTGKLNSESSPVDALKRCFPAGTVSGAPKIRAMQIIDELEPNKRGIYAGAIGYFDYSGNMDTCIAIRTMVVTGNKVYIQAGAGIVADSNPQKEFEETQNKAGALIQALSVALDIQ; translated from the coding sequence ATGGATAAAGAAACATTTAAAAAATTAGCCGGAAAATATTCCGCAATACCAGTTTTCAAACGTCTGCTGGCGGACGTGCTCACACCGGTCTCCCTGTTTATGAATGTAAGGGAAGGGGCGTCTTATCCTTTTTTACTTGAGTCAGTGGAAGGTGGGGAGAACCTTGCTCGCTATTCCTTTATTGGGAGAAATCCATTTAAAGTGCTCACCTTTGATGGTCAGGATACTTTTCTGATGAAAGAGGGTTCCGGACAGAAAGTACAGGGATCGTATTTTGATATTCTGGAAGAGATGACCACAGAATATTCAGAACCGGATATGCCGGACTTACCGCGCCTGAGAGGCGGTGCAGTTGGATTCTCCTCTTATGATACTATCCGAGAAGTGGAGACCCTTTCCGAAGTTCCCCCAGACGACCTGAATTTGCCGGAAGCAGTATGGGCATTCTATGATGAGATCTTTGCCTTTGATCATGTTAAGCATCAGGTGATATTGATAAAGACTGTATTTATTGATGATGATATGGATCTTGACCAGGAGTATGATGAGGCCTTAAAAGCCCTGAATATAATGGAAACAGATGCATTATCCGGTATGCCTACCAGGTCCGAATTCAGTATAGATACTCAGAACCTGACCAGTAATCTTGAGCTGGATGAGTTTACCGGAATGGTCGAGAAAGGAAAAAAATATATTTATGAGGGAGATATTTTTCAGGTTGTTCTCTCTCAGCGATTTGAGACCTCCATGTCCGGGGACCCGTTTATGTTGTATCGTGCTTTACGAATGGTAAATCCTTCCCCTTATCTTTTCTTTCTGGATTTTGATGATTTCCATATAGTAGGCTCATCTCCGGAAGTACTGGTGAGAGTGCAGGATCGCAAAGTTACGGTCTTACCCATTGCAGGTACTCGACCGAGAGGCAAAGACTATGAAGAAGATCTTAGATATGAACAGGATCTCCTTAATGATCCGAAGGAAGTTGCCGAACATGTAATGCTTGTAGACCTTGGCAGGAATGATGTATCAAGAGTTTCCGAAACCGGTTCCGTTCAGCTGGAACGAAACCAGGTCATCGAACGATATTCACATGTAATGCATATTGTCAGTGAAGTTACCGGAAAACTAAATTCAGAAAGTTCTCCCGTCGATGCACTCAAAAGGTGCTTCCCAGCTGGAACTGTATCCGGAGCACCTAAGATCAGGGCCATGCAGATCATCGATGAGCTTGAACCTAATAAAAGAGGTATTTATGCGGGTGCGATCGGATACTTTGATTATTCCGGTAATATGGACACCTGCATTGCGATCAGAACTATGGTGGTAACAGGCAACAAAGTATACATACAGGCAGGTGCAGGAATCGTTGCTGACAGCAACCCTCAAAAAGAATTTGAAGAAACTCAGAATAAAGCAGGTGCTCTGATTCAGGCACTTAGCGTAGCATTAGATATTCAATGA
- the pssA gene encoding CDP-diacylglycerol--serine O-phosphatidyltransferase encodes MKYPIQKKYHKFREVRKKRKEAKPPVNKRVAVPSFFTLMNLFSGFLAIISIADGELERGAWLIALAGLFDVFDGMMARLANATSDFGIELDSICDMVSFGVAPGFLIYTWSLNELGFVGIIISALPPLCGAIRLARFNVNARLQPSKEHFIGLPIPAQAIILGSFFLTFDGQTSYFNDFQYGINSVIVPAVLIVSVLMVSTIPFDKIPRFDRVTLKKRKGDFILFIIYLLLIIFFRQYGLIAVFTIFLLKGVITGAIHFIYDDFLIGKEEFQDYS; translated from the coding sequence ATGAAATACCCTATTCAGAAGAAATATCACAAATTCAGGGAGGTAAGAAAGAAGCGAAAGGAAGCCAAACCGCCTGTGAATAAGAGAGTAGCAGTGCCTAGTTTTTTTACCCTGATGAATCTTTTCAGTGGTTTTTTAGCGATCATTTCGATTGCTGACGGTGAACTTGAACGGGGAGCCTGGCTGATTGCGCTTGCCGGACTATTTGATGTGTTTGACGGGATGATGGCGAGACTGGCCAATGCCACCAGTGATTTTGGAATTGAACTGGATTCTATATGCGATATGGTGTCTTTTGGGGTTGCCCCCGGATTCCTTATTTATACCTGGAGTCTCAATGAACTGGGATTTGTAGGTATTATTATCAGTGCGCTCCCACCACTTTGTGGTGCTATAAGACTTGCACGTTTCAATGTGAATGCTCGTTTACAGCCTTCAAAAGAACATTTTATAGGATTACCTATTCCCGCACAGGCTATTATTCTTGGATCTTTTTTCCTGACCTTTGACGGACAGACCAGCTACTTCAATGATTTTCAATACGGCATTAATTCTGTGATCGTACCAGCGGTACTCATTGTTTCGGTTCTAATGGTGAGCACCATTCCTTTTGATAAGATCCCCCGATTTGATCGCGTCACCCTTAAAAAGAGAAAAGGGGATTTCATACTCTTTATTATTTACCTGTTGCTGATCATCTTTTTCAGGCAGTACGGACTCATAGCTGTATTTACTATTTTTCTACTGAAAGGGGTGATCACCGGAGCAATCCATTTTATTTATGATGATTTCCTTATAGGGAAAGAAGAGTTTCAGGATTACAGCTGA